In Aedes albopictus strain Foshan chromosome 3, AalbF5, whole genome shotgun sequence, the following are encoded in one genomic region:
- the LOC115254209 gene encoding uncharacterized protein LOC115254209, producing MKNRFQFALNLFAIITHACLAVAAPSNNIRKRIVLEDRYDYVVLGSDHVARSIGSHLAKTHHPKTVLVLQSNQCDQILEPASVPNALGLRISDTFAECTHLMGYEFTDPLHQGQRVGIGYKNRTRGLDTGQQTLWAIDPNLLLLSGANVARLLYNHAAASVLGVELDLDGSKQCIFAENEVLIAGRCFNDYRHLSRGSVLPEVALESLRNLPLEISMGSPVMTPIFYTKTNDSLKDSPTVLGTELYLRTPGLDDEYRAIPNARLRLVMGNANLDGHVWLGFVPSLIWEDSFYSPGHEETVKILLYVLKTANSITECDAFKRMNMSKLNQSAPECAKYVGAGQYWTCFLDVKLRRFNSVSCRFSKILYKLTHHSSLQSRSILSNKSPLLEKDFRLKGVKQLRLLPFGLSAPFLDRLWRKLFPKHEKTV from the exons ATGAAGAACCGCTTTCAGTTTGCTTTGAATCTTTTTGCCATCATCACACACGCGTGCCTTGCTGTTGCTGCCCCGTCGAACAACATACGGAAGCGAATCGTTTTAGAAGACCGGTACGACTATGTCGTCCTTGGAAGTGATCACGTGGCGCGCAGCATAGGTTCCCATCTGGCCAAAACCCACCATCCGAAAACGGTCCTAGTGTTGCAATCGAATCAATGTGATCAGATTTTGGAACCGGCCAGCGTGCCAAATGCGTTGGGATTGCGCATTTCCGACACGTTCGCCGAGTGCACTCATCTGATGGGATACGAGTTTACGGATCCACTGCACCAGGGCCAAAGGGTCGGCATCGGCTACAAGAACCGGACCCGCGGACTGGACACAGGGCAGCAAACACTTTGGGCAATTGATCCCAATCTGCTGCTGCTGAGTGGAGCTAATGTCGCACGTCTGTTGTATAATCACG CTGCCGCTTCGGTACTCGGAGTCGAGCTAGATCTTGATGGCTCGAAGCAATGCATTTTTGCAGAAAACGAGGTTCTTATAGCCGGTAGATGTTTCAATGATTATCGTCACTTGAGTAGAGGCTCGGTGTTACCTGAAGTGGCCCTGGAGAGTTTGCGAAATTTACCGTTGGAAATCAGCATGGGCAGCCCTGTTATGACTCCAATTTTTTACACAAAAACAAACGACAGTTTGAAGGACAGCCCAACAGTGCTGGGAACGGAATTGTATTTGAGAACACCGGGACTCGACGACGAATACCGAGCCATACCTAACGCCAGACTCAGGCTGGTCATGGGAAATGCTAATCTGGATGGACACGTGTGGCTCGGATTTGTCCCGTCGCTGATCTGGGAGGATTCTTTCTACAGCCCTGGTCACGAGGAAACGGTTAAGATCTTGCTGTACGTTTTGAAAACAGCAAATTCTATCACGGAGTGTGATGCGTTCAAGCGGATGAATATGTCGAAGCTGAACCAAAGTGCCCCGGAATGTGCCAAGTACGTTGGTGCTGGGCAGTACTGGACTTGCTTCTTGGACGTAAAGTTGCGGCGGTTCAACTCGGTTAGTTGTCGTTTTTCAAAGATATTATACAAACTAACCCATCACTCTTCTTTACAGTCAAGATCAATTTTGAGCAACAAATCACCGCTTTTGGAAAAAGATTTTCGGTTAAAAGGAGTGAAACAATTACGTTTGCTTCCATTTGGATTGTCTGCACCGTTCCTGGATCGACTGTGGCGAAAACTATTTCCTAAACATGAAAAGACTGTTTGA